From a region of the Bradyrhizobium sp. KBS0727 genome:
- the flgF gene encoding flagellar basal-body rod protein FlgF, translating into MENTLLVGLSRQMTLERQMDVVANNVANINTNGFKADRSLFEEFLNSGAHEDNFTRSDRRISFVQDRGTFHDFAAGNTEQTRNPLDVAIDGGGFLAVQTAAGERYTKDGALQINNQGQLVTAAGNPVLGASGPIVFQPTDHDIAIAADGNITVVEGTGRIDSVRGKLRVVSFTDAQKLVKDGSNLFSAGAGAATQTDAASRVRQGFVEKSNVNSVTEMSRMIEITRTYTQISALLSQQSDLHKSAIEKLADVPA; encoded by the coding sequence ATGGAGAATACGCTTCTCGTCGGACTATCGCGGCAGATGACGCTGGAACGGCAGATGGATGTCGTCGCCAACAACGTCGCCAACATCAACACGAACGGTTTCAAGGCCGACCGCTCGCTGTTCGAGGAATTTCTCAATTCGGGTGCGCACGAAGACAATTTCACGCGCTCCGACCGCCGCATCTCCTTTGTGCAGGACCGCGGCACCTTCCACGATTTCGCGGCCGGAAATACCGAGCAGACCAGGAACCCGCTCGACGTCGCGATCGACGGCGGCGGCTTCCTCGCGGTGCAGACCGCAGCCGGCGAGCGCTACACCAAGGACGGCGCACTGCAGATCAACAATCAGGGCCAGCTCGTGACCGCGGCCGGCAACCCGGTGCTCGGCGCCTCGGGCCCGATCGTGTTTCAGCCGACCGACCATGACATCGCTATCGCCGCCGACGGCAACATCACCGTGGTCGAAGGCACCGGCCGCATCGACTCGGTTCGCGGCAAGCTGCGGGTGGTCTCGTTCACCGACGCCCAGAAGCTGGTGAAGGACGGCAGCAACCTGTTCTCGGCCGGTGCCGGCGCCGCCACCCAGACCGACGCCGCCTCCAGGGTGCGTCAGGGCTTCGTCGAGAAGTCGAACGTCAATTCCGTGACCGAGATGAGCCGCATGATCGAGATCACGCGGACCTATACCCAGATCTCCGCACTGCTGTCGCAGCAGAGCGACCTGCACAAATCCGCAATCGAGAAACTCGCCGACGTTCCGGCATAA
- the flgG gene encoding flagellar basal-body rod protein FlgG: MRALYTAATGMAAQELNVQVISNNIANLRTTGYKKQRAAFQDLIYDHVRRVGAQASDQGTILPVGVDIGGGVKTVGTPRLMSQGTLSQTGNDLDIAIRGEGFFKIQMPDGTYTYTRDGTFQMDAQGRVVTAQGNPVQPTITIPQNASGITINAQGQLSVTLPGSTTPTTVGQIGLTRFINKAGLNPIGDNLYTDTPASGTPQDGIANTDGFGDMQQSNLEQANVEVVSEISDLIAAQRAYEMNAKVVSAADQMLQSTSNMFR, translated from the coding sequence ATGCGCGCCCTTTACACAGCAGCGACCGGCATGGCGGCACAGGAACTCAACGTTCAGGTGATCTCCAACAACATCGCGAACCTGCGCACCACCGGCTACAAGAAGCAGCGCGCGGCGTTCCAGGACCTAATCTATGACCATGTGCGCCGCGTCGGCGCGCAGGCGTCCGACCAGGGCACCATCCTGCCCGTCGGCGTCGACATCGGCGGTGGCGTCAAGACCGTCGGCACGCCGCGCCTGATGAGCCAGGGTACGCTGTCGCAGACCGGCAACGACCTCGACATCGCGATCCGCGGCGAAGGCTTCTTCAAGATCCAGATGCCCGACGGCACCTACACCTATACCCGCGACGGCACGTTCCAGATGGACGCGCAGGGCCGCGTCGTCACCGCGCAGGGCAATCCGGTGCAGCCGACGATCACGATCCCGCAGAACGCCTCCGGCATCACCATCAACGCGCAGGGCCAACTCTCGGTCACCCTGCCCGGCTCGACCACCCCGACCACGGTCGGCCAGATCGGCCTGACGCGCTTCATCAACAAGGCCGGCCTCAATCCGATCGGCGACAACCTGTACACGGACACGCCAGCCTCCGGCACGCCGCAGGACGGCATCGCCAACACCGACGGTTTCGGCGACATGCAGCAGTCCAACCTCGAACAGGCCAACGTCGAGGTGGTCTCGGAAATCTCCGACCTGATCGCCGCCCAGCGCGCCTACGAGATGAACGCCAAGGTGGTGAGCGCCGCCGACCAGATGCTGCAGTCCACCTCCAACATGTTCCGCTGA
- the flgA gene encoding flagellar basal body P-ring formation chaperone FlgA, whose protein sequence is MIARSLILASALLAASASVAVAQSRQENPTTQTGIVTAPALRANVQVSSDIVRIGDLIDNAGSASQIAIYRAPDLGTTGSLPVPQVINALRAHQVIGVDTRDLREISVTRLARSIEGKDIEAQVGRALERKNGLGDAANLSLTFDRDPGDVRLDAGFTGAIQPTSVRYDNRNGRFDVTFEIANDSGISATKLRFTGTAVETIEAAVLARSVERNEVLKSSDVMVERRPKAEVGADAAVRDRAVGMQARRQLRAGQAIKVADLAKPDLVQRDQNVTLTYESPGLYLTVRGKALEGGTDGDVVNVMNLQSKRTVSGVVTGRGQVSISVATPRPAPGPVSDATSSLDATPSAAPIAVANVSSVAAKTE, encoded by the coding sequence ATGATCGCCCGCTCGCTCATCCTCGCCTCTGCCTTGCTCGCCGCCTCCGCTTCGGTTGCAGTCGCGCAAAGCCGGCAAGAAAATCCGACCACGCAGACCGGCATCGTCACAGCCCCCGCGCTGCGCGCCAATGTACAGGTCTCCAGCGACATCGTGCGGATCGGCGACCTCATCGACAATGCCGGCTCAGCCTCCCAGATCGCGATCTACCGCGCGCCGGATCTCGGCACCACCGGCTCACTGCCCGTGCCGCAGGTGATCAATGCCCTGCGCGCGCACCAGGTGATCGGCGTCGACACCCGCGACCTCAGGGAAATTTCGGTGACGCGGCTGGCCCGCTCGATCGAGGGCAAGGATATCGAGGCGCAGGTCGGCCGCGCGCTGGAGCGCAAGAACGGTCTTGGCGATGCCGCCAATCTCAGCCTCACCTTCGACCGCGATCCCGGAGATGTCAGGCTGGATGCCGGTTTCACCGGCGCGATACAGCCGACTTCAGTGCGCTACGACAACCGCAACGGCCGCTTCGACGTCACCTTCGAGATTGCCAATGACAGCGGCATCAGCGCGACCAAGCTGCGTTTCACCGGCACGGCGGTCGAGACCATCGAAGCCGCGGTGTTGGCGCGCAGCGTCGAGCGCAACGAGGTTTTGAAATCCTCCGACGTGATGGTCGAGCGCCGCCCGAAAGCCGAGGTCGGCGCAGATGCCGCCGTCCGCGACCGCGCGGTCGGCATGCAGGCGCGCCGCCAGCTCCGCGCCGGCCAGGCGATCAAGGTTGCAGACCTCGCCAAGCCCGATCTGGTGCAGCGCGACCAGAACGTCACGCTGACCTACGAATCGCCGGGACTTTACCTCACCGTTCGCGGCAAGGCGCTCGAGGGCGGCACCGACGGCGACGTTGTCAATGTCATGAACCTGCAATCGAAGCGCACTGTGTCCGGTGTCGTCACCGGCCGCGGCCAGGTTTCGATTTCGGTCGCTACGCCGCGGCCCGCGCCCGGTCCGGTCAGCGATGCCACCTCCTCGCTCGATGCCACGCCGTCCGCCGCTCCCATCGCCGTTGCCAACGTCAGTTCCGTCGCTGCAAAAACCGAGTAA
- the flgH gene encoding flagellar basal body L-ring protein FlgH, with protein MSVSRINRLILTGALLSLAAAASGCSSIDRLSQIGEKPRLTEIENPTTQPGYKPVQMPMPKPEQASYNANSLWRNGSRAFFRDQRAARIGDLLTVTVNITDKANLSNETQRSRTSKEDSGITNFIGAQTITQANKILPGRILSTDSTASSDGKGSVNRQEALQTNVAAVVTQVLPNGNLVVEGKQEIRVNFEIRELIVAGIVRPEDIQSDNTIDSSKIAQARIAYGGRGQITDVQQPRYGQQVMDVLLPF; from the coding sequence ATGTCAGTCTCCCGTATCAACCGCTTGATCCTCACCGGTGCGCTGCTGTCGCTGGCCGCCGCTGCGAGCGGTTGCTCCTCGATCGATCGTCTCTCCCAGATCGGCGAAAAGCCGAGGCTGACGGAGATCGAGAACCCGACGACGCAGCCCGGCTACAAGCCGGTGCAGATGCCGATGCCGAAACCGGAGCAGGCGTCCTATAACGCCAACTCGCTGTGGCGGAACGGCTCGCGCGCCTTCTTCCGCGACCAGCGCGCCGCGCGCATCGGCGATCTCTTGACGGTGACCGTCAACATCACCGACAAGGCCAACCTCTCCAACGAAACCCAGCGCAGCCGCACCAGCAAGGAAGATTCGGGCATCACCAACTTCATCGGCGCCCAGACCATCACGCAGGCGAACAAGATCCTGCCCGGCCGCATCCTGAGCACGGACTCCACCGCCTCCAGCGACGGCAAGGGTTCGGTCAACCGCCAGGAAGCCTTGCAGACCAACGTCGCCGCCGTGGTCACCCAGGTGCTGCCGAACGGCAACCTCGTGGTCGAAGGCAAGCAGGAGATCCGCGTCAACTTCGAAATCCGCGAACTGATCGTCGCCGGCATCGTGCGCCCGGAAGACATCCAGAGCGACAACACCATCGATTCCTCGAAGATCGCGCAGGCCCGCATCGCCTATGGCGGCCGCGGCCAGATCACCGACGTCCAGCAACCCCGCTACGGCCAGCAGGTAATGGACGTGCTGCTGCCGTTCTAG
- a CDS encoding DUF3551 domain-containing protein translates to MRTVFLALATSATFFVIGLAPATAQNYQYCIQGDEFAGGAGECSFSSYAQCQVSASGRMATCAPNRYLNAYAQLVDRNHPRHRSH, encoded by the coding sequence ATGCGCACCGTATTTCTTGCTCTCGCGACTTCCGCGACGTTTTTCGTGATTGGCTTGGCGCCTGCTACAGCGCAGAATTATCAATATTGCATCCAGGGTGATGAATTCGCCGGCGGCGCCGGCGAGTGCAGCTTCTCGAGCTACGCACAGTGCCAGGTGAGTGCTTCGGGCCGGATGGCCACTTGCGCACCCAATCGTTACCTCAATGCCTACGCCCAGCTCGTCGATCGAAATCACCCGCGCCACCGTTCGCACTGA
- a CDS encoding carbonic anhydrase: MCHLCDISEAVPSRQPTRRRFLTAAGVAAGLAFAPRAFAKDKKPPPKPQNVISPDEALERLMKGNARYVEGISRRHDFKHEREALAGGQNPYASILSCADSRIAPEYAFDSGRGDLFVCRVAGNFANDDTVASLEYSVAVLNSPLILVLGHESCGAVDATIKSLKDNTTLPGHLPSLVAALAPAVKAVADQPGDKLANATRRNVIDTVAKLKAATPILSAAVDKGKLKIAGGVYRLRDGKVEMVG; the protein is encoded by the coding sequence ATGTGCCACCTCTGCGATATCAGCGAAGCCGTCCCATCAAGGCAACCGACGCGCCGGCGCTTCCTGACGGCGGCGGGCGTCGCCGCCGGCCTGGCCTTTGCGCCGCGGGCCTTTGCCAAGGATAAAAAACCGCCGCCAAAGCCGCAGAACGTGATTTCGCCGGATGAGGCGCTGGAGCGGTTGATGAAGGGCAACGCCCGCTATGTCGAAGGCATCTCACGCCGGCACGATTTCAAGCACGAGCGCGAGGCATTGGCCGGCGGGCAAAATCCCTATGCCAGCATTTTGAGCTGCGCGGATTCCCGCATCGCGCCCGAATATGCCTTCGACAGCGGCCGCGGCGATCTGTTCGTCTGCCGCGTCGCCGGCAATTTCGCCAATGACGACACGGTCGCGAGCCTGGAATATTCGGTCGCGGTGCTTAACTCGCCGCTCATCCTGGTGCTCGGACATGAAAGCTGCGGCGCGGTCGATGCGACGATCAAGTCGCTGAAGGACAATACCACCCTGCCCGGTCACCTGCCTTCGCTGGTCGCAGCGCTGGCGCCGGCGGTGAAGGCGGTCGCCGACCAACCCGGCGACAAGCTCGCGAACGCGACGCGGCGAAACGTCATCGACACCGTCGCCAAGCTGAAGGCGGCAACGCCGATCCTCAGCGCCGCGGTCGACAAGGGAAAGCTGAAAATCGCCGGCGGCGTCTATCGTCTCCGCGACGGCAAGGTCGAGATGGTTGGCTAG